A region from the Lycium barbarum isolate Lr01 chromosome 8, ASM1917538v2, whole genome shotgun sequence genome encodes:
- the LOC132605460 gene encoding uncharacterized protein LOC132605460: protein MENSLGSAFVAVFAVSGSVVLLAMRVHKHLLSDFMNKLELEIDEDQAKKKVMFSNKIVELGSQNKDKFHDYHHSSRKHRKNHGESSDDESLESMPLNWQVLYKGILSNKTLRGYN from the exons ATGGAGAATTCTTTAGGATCTGCATTTGTGGCTGTTTTTGCAGTTTCAGGAAGTGTTGTCCTTCTTGCCATGAGAGTGCATAAACATCTTCTTTCTGATTTCATGAACAAACTCGAACTTGAAATTG ATGAAGATCAAGCAAAGAAGAAGGTTATGTTCTCCAACAAAATTGTTGAATTGGGCTCTCAAAACAAAGATAAGTTTCATGATTATCATCATAGTTCAAGGAAGCACAGGAAGAACCATGGAGAATCATCTGATGATGAGAGCTTGGAATCCATGCCTTTGAATTGGCAAGTTCTTTATAAAGGAATCCTCAGTAATAAGACCCTTAGGGGTTATAATTAA